A genomic window from Chanodichthys erythropterus isolate Z2021 chromosome 1, ASM2448905v1, whole genome shotgun sequence includes:
- the cd74a gene encoding CD74 molecule, major histocompatibility complex, class II invariant chain a: MDEHQNESLIQRVPSEETVLSRGPTRNSNAKALKVTGLTVLACLLLAGQALTAYLVWGQKEHISALTSGQEKMKTELTRKMSAGPPKAMHLPMNSMPLLKDFSDETSDKTSDKKKSSPLVKLHPVFTNQREGSGQLDGARMMHLPMKSMPLLVDADEEVKSSPESAVEVETKCMLESQKQVRPGFFKPECDAQGNYLPMQCWHSTGYCWCVDKDGHEIPDTRIRGRPQCDSV, translated from the exons ATGGACGAGCATCAAAACGAGTCGCTTATTCAGCGCGTGCCGAGCGAAGAGACCGTGCTGAGCCGCGGACCGACACG GAACTCCAATGCAAAGGCACTGAAGGTGACCGGACTGACGGTCCTGGCCTGTCTTCTCCTGGCGGGTCAGGCGCTGACCGCTTACCTCGTCTGGGGTCAGAAGGAGCACATCAGTGCTCTGACAAGCGGCCAAGAGAAGATGAAGACCGAGCTGACCCGAAAGATGTCAG CCGGTCCTCCAAAGGCGATGCACCTTCCCATGAACAGCATGCCGCTGCTGAAGGATTTCTCTGACGAGACCTCTGACAAGACCTCTGACAAGAAAAAGAGCAGTCCCCTTGTG AAACTGCACCCAGTTTTCACAAACCAGAGAGAGGGCAGCGGACAACTGGACG GTGCTAGAATGATGCATCTGCCAATGAAGAGTATGCCACTGCTGGTGGACGCAGATGAGGAAGTGAAGAGCTCACCTGAGTcag ctgttgaggtggagaccaAGTGTATGCTGGAGTCTCAGAAGCAGGTGAGACCCGGATTCTTCAAGCCCGAGTGTGACGCGCAGGGCAACTATCTGCCCATGCAGTGCTGGCACAGCACCGGATACTGCTGGTGTGTGGACAAAGACGGCCATGAGATTCCAGACACACGCATCCGTGGACGACCCCAGTGTGActcag TGTAA